A DNA window from Sporosarcina sp. ANT_H38 contains the following coding sequences:
- a CDS encoding spore germination protein has translation MGFSNDQNDKVLITIDAINAELDGINDAVFKDIQTDGEIVTVIYLSSLIDNLTLHRTVIAPLLTNKDDILKAAEVPKKITITSILSSITDGDTIVYFHEKNLFVTVNTYSPPTSSIAQSDAESTVSGPRDVLTESLQTNLSLIKRRIKNTNLKSRDFIIGTETNTKLVVVYMETIVHQENLDRVFKNIDEMDWPGFNDITIVSQIMETHKYSPFTQYHMTERPDFVTSSLLDGRIVIMMENTQGALICPSTFFEFFMSPEDEYNRWTTATLLRCLRFFGFFLTIMLTPFYISALSFHPEILPFEILINLQESRSKVPFPPVIEVLFMELVIEVLREAGSRMPTKIGQTIGIVGGIVIGTAAVEAGLVSNTLIVLVAISALLSFLPPSFTMSNSSRVIRYLFIISAGIFGLYGQMIAFAWLMIHLLNLTSLGTPYMTPLIPRKWSDLMDNVIRLPIHLQKQKKGVSRAMTKKVPPTKGEK, from the coding sequence ATGGGTTTTTCGAATGACCAAAACGACAAAGTTCTCATTACAATTGACGCGATTAATGCTGAGTTAGATGGCATAAATGATGCCGTATTTAAAGACATTCAAACAGACGGGGAAATCGTAACGGTCATTTATCTCAGTTCTCTTATCGATAATCTCACTCTACACAGAACAGTAATTGCACCATTGTTAACTAACAAGGATGACATATTGAAAGCTGCTGAAGTTCCTAAGAAAATTACTATCACTAGCATCTTGTCCTCAATTACCGATGGGGATACGATTGTTTATTTTCATGAAAAGAATTTATTCGTAACTGTGAATACATATAGCCCTCCAACAAGTTCAATCGCTCAGTCAGATGCAGAATCAACGGTTAGCGGTCCTCGCGATGTACTTACCGAGTCGTTGCAAACAAATCTATCTCTTATTAAGAGAAGAATTAAAAACACAAACTTGAAAAGTAGGGACTTCATCATAGGGACAGAGACAAACACTAAGCTTGTGGTCGTCTATATGGAGACAATCGTCCATCAGGAAAATTTGGATCGCGTCTTTAAAAACATAGATGAGATGGATTGGCCAGGGTTTAATGATATTACTATAGTTAGCCAGATAATGGAAACTCATAAATACTCTCCATTTACACAATATCATATGACAGAACGACCCGATTTTGTAACATCATCACTACTGGATGGACGAATTGTGATTATGATGGAGAATACTCAAGGGGCCTTGATTTGTCCAAGTACATTTTTTGAATTTTTCATGTCCCCTGAGGATGAGTATAACCGCTGGACAACGGCTACGTTATTGCGTTGTTTACGCTTTTTTGGTTTCTTTTTGACAATTATGCTAACTCCTTTTTATATTTCAGCGCTATCTTTTCACCCGGAGATATTACCATTCGAAATATTGATTAATCTACAAGAGTCACGTAGTAAGGTTCCTTTTCCTCCCGTCATTGAAGTTCTTTTCATGGAACTTGTTATTGAAGTGTTAAGAGAAGCGGGATCACGCATGCCGACAAAAATTGGACAAACGATTGGTATCGTTGGAGGTATCGTTATTGGGACCGCGGCTGTTGAAGCGGGTCTAGTCAGCAATACACTTATTGTATTAGTAGCGATTTCGGCATTGCTGTCCTTTCTACCTCCAAGTTTTACAATGAGTAATTCGAGTCGTGTTATACGCTATCTCTTTATCATATCTGCAGGTATTTTTGGTCTTTATGGACAGATGATTGCCTTTGCGTGGCTCATGATTCATTTGTTGAATTTAACCTCTTTGGGAACTCCTTATATGACACCTTTAATCCCAAGAAAATGGTCGGATCTAATGGACAATGTTATCCGGTTGCCGATTCATCTTCAAAAACAAAAAAAGGGTGTCTCAAGAGCTATGACCAAAAAAGTTCCTCCAACAAAGGGGGAAAAGTAA
- a CDS encoding GerAB/ArcD/ProY family transporter yields MMDQTKQLNGYHVVFLVQNVMMGTTLLLLPNLLSSVGYSQWWLPLMFALIANLLLIPMVWLMSQYSAYNLFAIHETLLGKWLGKGINVLLILYLIVLIAATCEGYLELIQVVALQDRTITGPLFIFFLLLVYIVSGGIKSIARFCIISFFLVTWMIYFMKWGITEGDIRHALPLFNFSMQELFTATKNGFFSMAGFELILFYFPYIIHQKKVFKQASLGIWICGILYFITAFVSVMYYSEWQLENVLYPVLYLFNAVKFSFLERVDVIAITLWVFFILSTASAYLWVVKKGIDSIRASENKSHLYIISLIIYIFINIQFPEEFQNKLYERVHFVSYGFMIWPIFLCIIHVLKAKKEGVK; encoded by the coding sequence ATGATGGATCAAACAAAACAATTGAATGGTTACCATGTCGTGTTTCTCGTTCAAAACGTTATGATGGGGACCACTTTATTGTTATTACCAAATTTATTAAGTTCAGTGGGCTATAGTCAGTGGTGGTTACCGCTTATGTTTGCGCTTATCGCAAACCTCTTATTAATTCCCATGGTATGGCTGATGTCACAATATAGCGCGTATAATTTATTTGCCATTCATGAAACATTACTTGGTAAATGGTTGGGGAAAGGAATAAATGTTTTACTAATCCTCTATTTAATAGTCCTTATAGCGGCTACTTGTGAAGGCTATTTAGAGCTTATACAAGTTGTTGCGCTGCAGGATCGAACGATCACTGGGCCTCTTTTTATTTTTTTTCTGTTACTTGTTTATATTGTAAGTGGCGGTATCAAATCAATCGCACGCTTCTGTATCATCAGTTTCTTCCTTGTTACTTGGATGATCTATTTCATGAAATGGGGAATAACTGAGGGAGATATTAGGCACGCTTTGCCTCTATTTAACTTTTCAATGCAGGAGTTATTTACCGCAACTAAAAACGGTTTTTTTTCGATGGCGGGATTTGAATTAATCTTGTTTTACTTTCCGTATATTATTCATCAAAAAAAAGTATTTAAACAAGCCTCATTGGGCATATGGATATGTGGAATCCTGTACTTTATAACGGCTTTTGTTAGTGTAATGTATTATTCTGAGTGGCAACTGGAAAATGTATTGTACCCGGTATTGTATTTATTTAATGCGGTAAAATTTTCTTTTCTCGAACGAGTTGACGTTATAGCCATAACGTTATGGGTATTTTTTATTCTATCGACAGCCTCCGCTTATTTGTGGGTTGTTAAAAAGGGGATTGATTCAATTCGGGCATCAGAAAACAAATCTCATTTATACATTATTTCCTTAATCATTTACATCTTCATTAACATTCAGTTTCCAGAAGAATTTCAAAACAAACTTTATGAGCGTGTGCATTTTGTAAGCTATGGGTTTATGATTTGGCCAATATTTTTATGCATTATTCATGTATTGAAAGCCAAAAAAGAAGGTGTGAAATGA
- a CDS encoding Ger(x)C family spore germination protein: MKQSIVILLISCSLLLIGCTEESKRTSIEDLGMVSSIAFDVANDKEMKMTVSVPHPTTELPKNTQTYSVDTQLIQEGLVKVSSQADKMIILNQLRTLLFSEELARNGKVAEVIEHFYRNSTVGNNVRIAIVKDRAEDFLKAEFPDKPNIDTYLNDLLQPAHHTSFSPFTTLHDFQYSESNPIYFSMTPYLELEKESFKIASVALFDRGKMLDTISTKEALIVQALIGKGKLPPLAIKLDEPSDKEQLQIQLVKNKVKITGNRNIEAPKLKIALNLQGTLYEYKGDKDLGKIKEYKELETEVSKYVKKDVEDVIKKLQELEVDPVGFSEYFRMYHKGRWTEELSKKIMVSGDFKVTVDFKLLNTGALK; this comes from the coding sequence ATGAAACAGAGTATAGTTATACTACTAATTAGTTGTTCCCTGTTGTTAATTGGATGTACGGAAGAATCAAAGCGCACATCTATAGAAGATTTGGGGATGGTTAGTAGCATCGCATTTGATGTAGCAAATGATAAAGAGATGAAAATGACAGTGTCAGTTCCTCATCCAACAACTGAATTACCGAAAAACACACAAACGTATTCAGTCGATACACAACTCATACAAGAAGGGCTTGTGAAAGTGTCCTCACAGGCTGATAAAATGATTATCTTAAATCAGCTGAGAACGTTGTTGTTTAGCGAGGAACTCGCAAGAAATGGTAAAGTAGCCGAAGTGATTGAGCATTTCTATAGAAATTCGACTGTAGGAAATAATGTTCGAATTGCTATCGTGAAAGATCGTGCGGAAGATTTTCTAAAAGCGGAATTTCCAGACAAACCTAATATTGATACTTATTTAAATGATTTGCTGCAACCTGCGCATCATACGTCTTTTAGTCCTTTTACAACGCTACATGATTTTCAGTACTCGGAAAGCAATCCTATTTATTTCTCAATGACTCCCTACTTAGAACTTGAAAAGGAGTCATTTAAAATTGCGAGTGTTGCTTTGTTTGATAGAGGGAAAATGTTAGACACGATATCAACCAAGGAAGCTTTAATCGTTCAGGCTTTAATAGGGAAAGGAAAACTTCCGCCGCTTGCCATTAAGCTGGATGAACCTTCAGATAAAGAACAATTACAGATCCAACTTGTTAAAAATAAAGTGAAAATAACAGGTAACCGAAATATAGAAGCTCCAAAATTGAAGATTGCACTTAACTTGCAAGGAACCTTATATGAATATAAAGGGGATAAGGATTTAGGTAAAATAAAGGAATATAAAGAGTTGGAAACAGAAGTGAGTAAGTATGTTAAAAAAGACGTAGAAGACGTTATTAAGAAACTTCAGGAATTAGAAGTCGATCCCGTTGGCTTTAGTGAATATTTCAGAATGTACCATAAGGGAAGATGGACAGAAGAGCTATCAAAAAAAATAATGGTTTCTGGAGATTTTAAGGTAACAGTAGATTTTAAACTGCTTAATACTGGAGCATTAAAGTAG